The Cololabis saira isolate AMF1-May2022 chromosome 5, fColSai1.1, whole genome shotgun sequence genome segment CTGAAGAGAACAATAAAGACCTGCCTTCTGCCCTCCTCCAGCCACTCTGGAGCTGATGTACTCTGGTCCCAGCCTCTGTCGCAGGGCCTTCTGCACAGCCTGGTACTCTTCAGCTGTGTAGACACACTGTTAACAAAGAGTGAGGCACAGGAGAACAAGGGAGGGGAGCTATAAGGTATCGTACCGAAAAAAGGACACTTGTATTCAGACTTTCTGTATATATTGTTGTTGTAATGAGACATCTACTAATACTGAGCTAGGGCACATGGTCAGTGATGCTCATGACTTTATCAGCTGTTAGTTACGGGTCTTTCAAACATCTGACACTCTAACCCCAGCGAACGGCTGAAGGATCGTATCACAGCTTGTGATATATCTCCACTTTCTCATGGATCTGCTGTCTTGGTCCAGAGCCATCCCCAGCTCTGGACCCCCTGTAAGAGCCGTCTTGGTCATTTTGAGTCGTCTGTACAAGCCTAATGTGTACCACCAGTCCTTTGCTGTGTTGAGAAGCCCTGATGCCGGCTTGAGTCTTATACTCAGCTTCTCTCCGCCACTAGCTGATGGGTTACAGCTTTCTACTATATGGACTATCACCCATCGAACTGCGGGCTACAATTTAAAATGCTGCAGTGGTCCAGGATCCCTATAACCCTTTGACACATCCGGCAGAGCCCAGGACGACTGGTGAGgacaccttaaaggggacctattatgaaaaacatgttttttcttgctttaacatatataaagtggtctcccctcagtctgccaactcagagaaggaggaaacaaccaaattctgcagtgtctgtacagccgcccggatgagccgtccagtgtgatgtgacttctacaagccgttcagattcggcgcattttcgttacgtaaccaaaattcaaaccacgcccacaactaaacaccgtgtaactgcatgagagcgtccgactatcgcgtagcactgcgtgacatcggacgctgtctgtccatctccctccagcagctgccactttattgaggtttttgtagtgaaatgaggaggaatcatagagataacttctcatttcaactaactggatcagccgttcctcatccatgaccgtttcctacagcgctttcaaccggctttctaAGCAGGCGACGGGAataaaaatagaagcagggcgtccgacaaatgttcagctcaaaacggcgcgcagcgacgccagttaggacagtccaatagaaaataaagcaatggaattgattttgtcgctgacgctcgcattgcatgcatgacacggtgtaaaggctgatttatggttccgcgttacaccaacgcagagcctacgccgtaccatattgcgtaggctctgcgtcgatttaacagaGAATCATAATccaggcttaactccgccggccggagcttcctccattttttcatagcggtgtatcgtgtcagtcaggcagccaatcagcacagtcctcattatcatagccccgcccactcagaatcctgcatagataatgaggttagagaatgggatgataaagacatggctcagaggctgaatttctaatttatttagcaaaaacaatcaaaagcttgtttttaagacatccaaggcctgtttaaaatagaaattagctgccataataggtcccctttaaagagccCAGGCACTGACTTTCAGATATCGGACTGGGAAATCTTCTCCATAACTTACTTCCCAAGTATTAATGCATAAATACACCAATCAAGACTGACCTCCTCTTTCTGAATACTGCAAATACAATTTGACTCATGACTTGAAGACTAAAGTCCCATGGTTTCGTTAGCAGGTGATTCTACTCACATGTGAATGAATGACCTGCAGGTGTTATAGGATTATCTACCTGTCCGAAGCGCCTGGATGCGGGGACACTGCTCTCCTCGCTGGACATGACGCCGGAAATATTCTGCAGCTGTCACaaaatatacatgtaataaCTGTAACCTTTGTATTTTCAGCTAAAAGTATTGACAAGCAGCTGGCAGGGACGTCTTTGCGTTCACCGGCTAACGCTGTTCACCAAAGTTACATTATTACGGTATTAATTATCCCAAACATGCGAATACACGCTCACGAGCTTACATTCGTTCAGACTGACTTACTGTGTTGAATAAGATTCAGAAAATGTATGTTATTCACTATCAACATAAAGATTTGAACTTCCCGCTTGGACCACCGGAAGAGGAACTTATGCTGCGTTCAAGGATATCGGAAAACAGGCAATCCCCTCAGGCAGCAGGCTACAGTCACGGTGTTtacactttattattattaaaattatTGTGTagtcatttattattttaaatgttgataTAAATGTGATTTAgtataaaagattaaataaaatggggaaaattgAATTgtaaatgagattttcttttaattcataTTTCTATTATTATCTCAGGGAGGCTAAGTGAAAATGTACAAGGTGCACCTAAAGGGATTGACTGTTGCTAGGTGCGTATTTTGTGTCTCCTATTTTTAATTTACacttattaattttaattttgtgGACCGGTTCCTGTTGGTCTAATATCGCTGCCCCGTGTGTTACAGCATTTGTATGAATTAGCAGGTCTTTGTTGTTGTCTTGTGCCATTATTTGCCTATTATCCATCTTTCTCTCTCTGGTGGTCTTCATATGGTCATGGTCATTTGTTTGTGTTATTGtgtatcttttatttctttggaaCAAATTCTACATTTTTTCTTTGGAACAAATTCTACATTACTTACCACTTTATTATATTGTTTGTCTACATTTTCCATTTGGTAATTTTGTGAccattttcagttgtgtttctTGGTATAGTGTCTAATAAAGCTTCTTGTTTTGTGGAAACTGTTATGTATCATAATTTAGTCATTTTTTGTCTTCATGTGGTCTGTTTTACATATATCTGTTTCCCCTTTGTCATCATCTTTGTCATGGGTCCTGTCTCACAATAACAATAATCATGGGTCCAGTGATAACCTTGTCAATAAggcctttttaaatgttttacataTCTGCAAAAAGGGATCAGTGGCAAAATCTGAGATTATTTTCCTTGTATTAATTCTTCATATTACTCATATTTGAATCCCCCCTCAAgcctcttttattttttccacatatATTCACTTTAAACTTTTTGTGCAGCCTTTCCtatctaaatttaaaaaaagctcaCAGGCTGTGTTAAAGTAGGCTTTTTTTTAGCCAATAAGAGTATTTTACTGCATCAACAGATTAAATGTCACATCATGCAAAACACGAATGTAATGATTTAGTGTGTCTGCATTTGCATaccaggaaaaaaatatatattttcatatTTGCAAAAGTCATCTTATGGCTTATAGTTGATTCAAATCaagatgtatttttgtttttcgaAGGAAACCTTTCAAATGTATCACAAGACTAATATTGGGTAAAAgaggggattaaaaaaaaagagcctgTGCTAGCAATGGCAGATGGTTAAGACATCCAACATGTTTAACTGCATAGATTGAGGTCAACTGCATAGATTGGATACTGTATGTGTAGGCTATTATCTCTTTTTCGGTTTATCACACACGCATCTGACTCCATCACACGGAAATCTTTTGCACATTAAAACACTACAATTACCTACCTTAACAACCTCCTATCTTCCTCATGCGTCAAGCATGTCGAACCATGTGCAATAACTGTATTATAAAAATTTGTGTAGAATTGTCTCTTTTAGTACCTcttgtatattttttattcttacaTATTTATACTTATATTTTACTTACTTTACCTTTATTTGTTTGCACTTTATCTGTATAATGATCAGCTTATTCGTCAAAAAAAACCCTGTAATTTCGTTGTGCTTACAGCTTGTCACTgtgtacaatgacaataaagaatattattattcttataggTCAAAGGCAACATGGCACATGCAGAGCTTTCTTGTGGACCAGTGAACTGAAAATTCAATGCAATCAGGTGGTTTCCTTTACTTGTAAGCATTATATGAATTTTTTAAAGtgtcattattttgttttttttattttttgataagCATATTTATTTGGATCAAAATGGTTTTGATTATAAGTAGCTTGAGTTGAAATTACTTTATATAATTTAGTTGTATTACCATTGGATTGTATCCGCTGTACTTAATTTGACTTAAATTGTATCCGtctattattcatttatttttgttccTAGATATCACATTTCTTGTGTATTTGTTTGGACAATATAAATTAACTgacttgaactgaactgaattaaactgaatcaaactaaacacaaaataaattgtttaaattgAAGTTAGTCAGGTGACCTGAACTGGACTGAAGTCACCTGAACTGAACTCAATTAACTTAAGTGAAATTGACTAAATTGAAAGTACATTAATAGAAATCACTTAAATTGAACTGAAATGAATTGAATGGTGCCAATCTAAATTCAAAGTTAAATTTACTGAATTGAAGTGAAATAAATTGAAATTCTTTGGCCTGAGCTAAACTTTATTAAAATGAACTTAggtgaattgaactgaatcgaATGGTATCCAAGTGAATCGTATCCAATCAGACTGAACTGAAGAGACtgaagctgttgctctgatgaattcCCAACACTCATAGAGTcccagagtaatcaatcactgtgcaataataataataataataaccacaatcatatgctgtaccTCATACTACTGCacccttcattttttttattgtatatgttaataagagcggtcatttgtctatttactgtacagtgagctaaaataaccgagtcaaattccctgttttgtttgacctgacttggccaaataaacttgattttgattctgattctgaactgaattgaactgcatttatttttaatttaatttaatttaatttaatttaatttaatttaatttaatttaatttaatttaatttaatttaatttattgaactgaactgaactgaactgaattgaactaGACTGGACTCAATTGAATTAAATTTTttgtaatttcatttcatttcatttattgaactgaactgaactgaactgaactgaattgaattgaattgaattgaattgaattgaattgaattgaactggacTGAATTTACATAATTGACCCGTGTTGTCTAGGATACCACATCTCTGGTGTGTTGACGGTCAGCTTCCCTGACAGTCACTCCTCTCAGATAGGACAGGTAGAAGGATCCGTCCAAACATAACTAAACCCTGTTGTTGCTGCTGTACTTCTTCTTTTGAGAACCCACTGAccccccctttctttttttttttacatacagCAACGCTGCTCCTTGTGCGTGCGCGCGGCCGCGTCCAGGTTGGTTTTTGCATCTCGTCAAAACAAAGCGGGGGCGCGCCCAGCTCCGGCTCCAGAGCGAGGGAGGagcgagcagcagcagcgcggCGGTGCTGACACTGTCATGAATGGGCCCCTCTCTCTCTGTCGCACCGCAGGTAGGACCCCCTCATCCCCGCAGCCCCGCAGCCCTCCGCTCCCCCATGCCCGTGAGGACGCGCAGCCCGGCGGGGACCAGCACGGGAGCGAGCCGCTGATGAGCCCGGACTCGGAGCGCAACCCTTCCCCGTGAGCGTTTCATCCCAGCGGGGCGACGCAGCAGCGGCAGCGCGGTGAGCAGGCTGCAGGGGCGGGCTGAGGCGCATGACACACGCCAACTTTATGGccattttcagacactttttcCTCCGTCCGTGCTGCATCCGTGCCGGCTGGTGTGCGCTCGTCCAGCAGTGTCTTTGTTTACACTGGCAGTTTGCATCAATCCATAGTCCATGCGGGAACAGATCAATAGAGGAGCTCCACGTACGCACGACTGCGTACATTCCTCCCTGTAggataaagcctgatttatggttccgcgtcaaatcgacgcagagcctacaccgtacggtgcgcgtcgccgcgtaccttacgccgtaggctctgcgttggtgtaacgcggaaccataaatcagcccttaaaCGTGGACTGCTGATTGCGTTACTGCTGCCACCGACTACTCGTCTAATATCGAATAAATGGCATGATTGTAATTCGGTAAGCCAGAAAATAaacagaggaggaaaatcaagATTAAAATTGCAATCGATCAGATCTGACTGTGTAGTCGTCCCTCAGACAAGGAGGAGGGGAGAACAAAAGCAGAAATGCCCAGACTGGCGTGGCAGGGCATTTGTGCCAGACACTGAACCCAGTCCGAGGATAAGGCCTGCTGGAGGTGTGGACCAGTCCTGGTGATTACACCCCACTTAACTTCTCATTAAACCATTACAAAGATGCGTGTTGGCGGTAACAGAGGCTTGTCTTAAGTCTTTGTCTGACAAGCCAGACTGTAGTTCACCCCTCTGACCAGAGGATGGCGCTCCACCATGTACAGCATGATCCCTCTGTGGGGAGACACCCAAAACACACTCACTGCAAGGCCACACTCCACGCATTTACAGGAAACAAGTCATTCACACGGGGATACGTGTACTCACacgcagtggcgtcaattcagtggaagctaaggtatggcaaggttacgagtcacataattctactagagtatcaatcaacacatccagcaaatactcatcacagaagtctgatatggagcttatctgtgtggtcaagaaaattggaactttttcaaatgcagtctcgctcactgcaaaaactcaaaatcttattatatttgtcttatttctagttaaaatgtctcatttttagtcaaaaaatcttattacacttaaaacaagagtcattaccagaaaaataacttgttatttgaccattttcaccggtttcaagtaaattttcacttgaaataagtagaaaaatctgccagtgtgaCAAGATGTATCTATTacgaaatcttgttccactggcagatttttccacttattttaaaggagctgtatgtaagagcaataataaaacgaatcataaaatgaccccgatatgtcaacagacatttaaaaatcatgttcatttcaaatacttatgtcactgacaacagcactcaagccaggatattccagtttaaaaagaggagttgcagccctcaactgatgttgatgttgtcattttttgttttggcctgaagctccaccctccacctatcttccAATCatgaagtcagtattgtttcggcatccgggttgccagctcggctctaattatcgcagcagccgctacgaacgtgttggatgaaaaacctggcaacctctggtcggggggaggagggggagggtacacgccgctcaacaatattttgaaagtgactgcagtaccagttttggacatttcttacagacggctcctttaagtgaaaatctacttgaaacaggtgaaaatggttgttttggaGTCTTGTCTGAAAtgtagtgattttttttttactaaaaatttgacattttaactagaaataagacaaatattcttgttaagattttcagtttttgcagtgtataataactagtgaaatcgatcatgttgttctgatttgcatttgtagttattctatatgtattaagtaatagaataatcaatacaaatagacacagagtaattccatcggctgccataccttcatacccaattgacgcccctgctcaCACGCAGTTCCCCTTTGTTTCCCTCTGATGTAATGTGTGTGATTGCAACAATGCTACAGTTTGAAGTTTAATTTCAAAacacctattttttttttttactgttgtgtTGAAATAACATTCACTGGCAGAATGAAAGGGAAAGCGTCGCTTCTGTTAGCAGGACTCAAATCTGTGATGTCGTTTTTCTGTTGTACGCCTCTGACTGTAAGTTTCACTTGACGGTGACttgttgtgtgtgtctgttttttgACACTTTGATGTTCCTCTTTCAGTCCTTCTCACTGAGACTGATCATCATTTCCTCACACCGGCTGCTTCATTCTCTTTTGATCATCgtgcctttttcttttcttatgatGTCTTCACCTTGAACCTTTCCTCTGCTGTGCTCAGATGCTGGATGGACTCCGGCGGAGGCACGCCTCCCGGGCCTCCCCCAGACCCCTCTCCCTCAACTTCAGCACCTTCTCCGCCCCCCCACCCAGCCCGGACATGGACAGCGGCAGCGAGCACCCAATCAGGAGGTAAGCTTCACTTCCTGGGATCAACATTTCTCAACATGGAGCATCCTGAAGAGCCCCATGAAATATTCATGAGCactcagggggaaaaaaaatcacaccaTCTCTGGTCCCAGATGATTTCATCAACCAGCCGAGCTTTTCCTCCTAACACATGCTGCTCTCGTGATAATTATCTCCTGCTGGGATGTTTGAGCGagctgtttatttatatatgtgttCATCTCACCGGTTTGGACTCCTGCTTTTTGTGTTTGTGGTGCGCGTGGGTGTGAGGGAGGGGGGTCCGCTGCCACTGTCAGCAGAGTTTCAGCACCGTGTGGGTTTGAAGTCATCGTGCCACCTTTTCTGCAGAGTGCTCGTTCTCACCAGTTCCTCCTGAAACTGTGCAAACAATGTTTTTCGCTCTCTTTGTTTTAAACTCTCAGCTCCGTTCAgggcattttttttattttttttatgactgCACCAAAGTATGTACTAAAAATTACAATTAGGCTACATCTGTGCTACTGaaataaattaagatttggagAATGGTGTCTCCTGAAGGGGATGTCCCATATAGAAAGAGCAATAAATACTCCAGGCAGTTAGGATTCCAGCTTACAACCTTCATTTGGGCCAAGAAAAGTTTACTGCGATTCTCGTTGCGGTGTAGTCAAAGCACCGTTTGGTGCTGTTCAGATTTCTTTCTGGATTCTTTGAATAGCTGAGGTTAATGATATTATACACCTCAGATGATGAAGCGCACCAATTCTTCGAAACTTTACTTTTAGAAAATTGCCCTCACTGTGATTCTCAGAAAAGGCAAACCTCTTCAGCCTTCAAGGATTCGAGCTCAGTGGATTAAACAAACACTGAACATTgaatgacattttgactttattactttttctgggAAACAGGGTTGCACTTGTTGGCAGTGCAAAAATGACACAGATGTGCACCCTGTTCACACTTGCGTGACCTCTTAACCCTCACTGAAAATGGCATGTAATCATGAGTAATATTGCATAATAAGGAAAGACCAATCACTAGCGTGCAGTGTCAAAAGTCCACTATTACATCCGCTCATTGTACTACTTTGATTATGCGGCGTTTCTCATGTCCAGCTGTAGAAGAGCAGGAAAATCTTCTCGATTGTCCCGTATTGTGTCACTGCTTCCTGTCCCTGTTTTCTGCTGTCAATAAGCCAGATGACTTCCTCCTTATCTCCTCGGTACAGTCACAAGCACAACAACCGTGGCGACCCTGCTTACCCTGCAGTTCCTCTGGCATCTGTGCTCTGCATAAATATTTGTTTGCATCAATGGCTGTATTGTGCTGACAGAGAAGCAGAGAGGGAGGAAGAGTATGCCCCCAGCAGTGCATGTGCTATTGTTTTCTGCTCTTCTGAGACCGCAGGCGGTGCAGTGACACTTTGGTCCACCTCCCCGGCTGGGCTCCACCCATCCTGCTCTCAATGTTCTGCCTCTGTCTAACCACGCACCACTCTGCCCCATTTCTCTCCTCTTGTGTCGCCGGCTGCTCTCCGTCTTTGTCATTTTCTGCTCTTTATGCTCTCCTCTCCCCTACGGCGGTCTCCTCGTGTTTCCCATCTGTTTCTGGATATACAGCAGCTCACCGTCTgaccttccttttcttttctttttttttttttgcttctgtcCGCTGTCCTGCCTCTTATATTTCCCTCATGAGGACTCTGCACCGGCTGAAGCTGATGAGCTCTCCGAGCCTCAGCGATCTTGGGAAGAGCGACAAGAGTTCACCGGAggacagaggggagaagcagaAGAAGGCAGGAGCCAACGCTACCTGGAACAGGTAAAGCTGATAACAGTCGAGGTGCAAAAATGTGTCATGTTTGGGACAGTGATGaagagcagttttttttttttcttttttttttatgttccaGCATCCACAATGCTGTCATTGCAGTCTTCCAGAAGAAGGGCCTGGCTGATAATGAACTTTACATCCTCAATGAAGGCGTCCGGTAGGTTCAGGCAGctacaggaaaaaataaaagcctcccACATCCTGTGAAGATCCAGTTTCCTTATTACAGACTGTTGATTGTTGACATTTTGCGCTGCCAGTTGTGTGTTTGCTGCTGACTTGATGTTTTCTTGTGAATGACATGGCTTGTGTTTTGAAGTCTCTGTGAGCTCGAGGAGTCTTGTGGTCAGGCCAGATATCTCATTATATTTCTAAACCAGACCCATTACAGCTATCTGACACTATTTTAGCCAGGTTAACATATTATGATGCACAGAAAACCCACAAAGATGACGAGACACATTTATGTAAccacacagaaagaaaaaacaacgtAATGCAAGTCAGAGAAGAAAGTGCTCAGTGGAGTTATTTACGTGCTGATTTTACTATGAAGCTGCAGTCGCATATAATTATATGCAATTTAGCATTTAAATAGactgtaaactttttttttttaaattagaaaaccttttattttgttttattgtgtaaCATTTATTAACCACATGTATTCATGCTTTTTTAGgaacatttataaagagagaaattaaatacttttttttatttttctcagacATCTCTTGAAAACTGAGCTGGGATCATTCTTCTCTGAATATCTTCAGgtaacccccccctccccggaaagctttctttcttactttgtAGTTCATTTGAAACTCACTGAATGGAAAACAACATGCGGGTTGGATCCCATGTGACAATACCTCATCGCATCAAAATTATCACCGACTTTTCACAGAATCAGCTGCTGACAAAAGGCATGGTCATCCTTCGGGACAAAATAAGGTTCTACGAAGGCAAGACTGGACTCGTAAAGTCTAAAATCATTTTCCAGTTGATGGTTTTGGTGTTTTAATAACCCTTCCCTTTTGGTTTGTTTCTCTGTGATTCATACAGGTCAGAAGTTACTGGACTCTCTGGCAGAGACCTGGGACTTCTTCTTCTGTGATGTTCTCTCCATGCTGCAGGCCATCTTTCACCCTGTCCAGGTGCACAATCAccacacatcttttttttttttctttacttataTTTATCCAACCTTAATTTGGAAAATGGTAATTCCATGTGCCTCTGGCCTGTGTCCTGCAGGGTAAGGAGCCCTCTGTCAGACAACTGGCCCTGCTTCACTTCAGGAACACCATAGTCCTGAGTGTAAAGATAGAAGACGCCCTGTCTCGGCCGCGGGCCCGCGTGCCCCCCTCCATCACACAGATGCTGCTTATTCTACAGGTAGGTTTGCAAGCATCAGGCCACACTTTACCACTTTCTCCTCAAATATACATTTGgctatcttttctttttttttttgtagcacCAAATCCTTTAAAGTATTGAATATTGTAGTTTGTGTCAAAACATAAAGGTTAAAAAGGGTTCGGGGGTGCAGTTTTTAAACTCAGTATGTCTGTCATAGTTACACGTAGTGAATTTGCTTCGTGTCGTGTCCGTAGAGTACAGATATGACTCCAtcccacaaaaaagaaaatacacactGATATACATTTTGTAGAGCAGAAAAACGAACACCCGGAGTTATCTTTCAGTATCTGATCTGGTGGctatttgatatgtttttatttatttatttttatgctcTAGAAGTTGGTGAATTAGATTGAATACAACATTCATCTGAAACAAAAAAGTGCTATTTTCAAAGAGTTATTCTTTTACATAGGCAGACATATCATCTTTTTGGATTtgaacacaaaaaaaagcttgCATCCAAACCATCATGTGTTGGTGAGATCGTAGCATTAAATTCCTGctttttttgaatgaatgaatgaatggtttatttcggacagaatacattgaaacatttacatgttcatttcacaaataaaaataaaaggtaaatagaaatgtccgaaaaaggagtaggctgaagccaagggcttattttagcctatcctgtgcagtgtatatcattcacacaatatggcatccggtggatgataatacacaaataagaaaagaaatatataaaaagaaaacaaagagaaactgtcattgcattatattatataaaaatagtaataccaataatgcaaaaaggggtatatagtggtgctattttcatgttaatctataataggctataccaacataattaacagatttctttatatttcttaatatatatctatattataactgtttatcgttttatatttaaacatttttttgaaaacataaattgaGGTACACATTCTTAAATCCTTATCACAGCTATTCCACAATTTGacacctttcacagaaacacagttttctttacttttggttCTTCCCCATGCCTTCTTAAACATACCTGTGTTCCTTAGTTCATATTTACTCTTGTGGATTTGGAACGGCCTCTGAGAACATCTTGGGAGGAGATTATGATGTGCTTTATATATAATCAATAAGGTTTGAAGGTTAACTAGATCCcagaattttaatgtatttaaattaataaataaagcatTGGTTGGCGCCAGGTACTCTGCTCCCATAATTATACGTACTATTCTTTTTTGTAGTAAAAATATGGGCATGAGATTGGTTTTATAGGTGTTtccccacacttccacacaatatGTCATGTATGGGACTATAAGGGAACAATGCTTTCATAACCCCCCCTGTCTCCGTGTTTAGGGGGTCCATGAGTCGCATGGTGTGAATGAGGACTACTTAAGGCTGGAGGCTCTGGTTCAGAAGGTGGTCTCGCCGTACCTAGGTACCCATGGGCTTTGCTCTGGAGACGATGCTGAGGATCACTGCTGCATTATGGGTGAGCGAGAGGAAGAGTCATAATAACGAGTCTTCGTATCAAAGGAGGGACGCATCCCAACAAAACCCTCCTTTTTGTATTCATCTTGTTTTCCAGACAAGTGTTTACCGTGGGGCTGGCCCAAGTCTACGGATCAGCCGTCTAAAAACCCTGTGGTACGATCAAAAAGTTACAACATTCCTCTGCTGCTGACCCCAGTGGCTGAGTATGACCCAGATGCCGGCTCAGTTGGCAGCGGAGGAATTCGGCGTCACTCAGCCTGCGAGATCATATCATGCCTGGAGGAGCAAGGACTGGCCTACACTGACCTAGCTCCGGGATCTGAACTGTCCGCCTCCTCCTCCAATAGGCTGTGTGTGAGCTCTCAGTTCAATGGTACGATGCATTTAAAGATGCCCCGCATCCATCAATATGTTGGTTATTACGAGATCATGAAGTAAGACTCTGCATTTAAACCGGTGCTGTTTCATTCAAAGGTATCGTTCAAGCGGGAGCTGGCGCCCTGGACTTGACTCTTTCATCTCCCTCCATCCTTCATTCCTCTGGAGCTCTCCATGGCACAGAGGCCACGACAACAATGACTGATCTCAGCAAGGGAGCATCCTCCACGCCGCCCAGTGAATCATCCAGC includes the following:
- the prr5a gene encoding proline-rich protein 5a translates to MLDGLRRRHASRASPRPLSLNFSTFSAPPPSPDMDSGSEHPIRRTLHRLKLMSSPSLSDLGKSDKSSPEDRGEKQKKAGANATWNSIHNAVIAVFQKKGLADNELYILNEGVRHLLKTELGSFFSEYLQNQLLTKGMVILRDKIRFYEGQKLLDSLAETWDFFFCDVLSMLQAIFHPVQGKEPSVRQLALLHFRNTIVLSVKIEDALSRPRARVPPSITQMLLILQGVHESHGVNEDYLRLEALVQKVVSPYLGTHGLCSGDDAEDHCCIMDKCLPWGWPKSTDQPSKNPVVRSKSYNIPLLLTPVAEYDPDAGSVGSGGIRRHSACEIISCLEEQGLAYTDLAPGSELSASSSNRLCVSSQFNGIVQAGAGALDLTLSSPSILHSSGALHGTEATTTMTDLSKGASSTPPSESSSPETIIGQVLESAESDSDGIFIEFPLHSSEAVGLSRESRQSTV